One Sphaerisporangium krabiense DNA segment encodes these proteins:
- a CDS encoding recombinase family protein produces MVRVRELRDQGLSLKVISEVLNSEGVPTPMGRAPWGKSHVDRLLHTQHARQPAHLE; encoded by the coding sequence GTGGTTCGAGTTCGTGAGCTGCGCGATCAGGGGCTCAGCCTCAAGGTGATCAGTGAGGTGCTGAACAGCGAGGGTGTGCCGACGCCCATGGGGCGGGCGCCGTGGGGGAAGTCCCACGTCGACCGGCTCCTGCACACCCAGCACGCCCGGCAGCCGGCTCACCTGGAGTGA
- a CDS encoding TetR/AcrR family transcriptional regulator: protein MSPRKAAALREGGGEVSLRDHLIATAVRLIATRGTAGLTVRAIAREARVADGVLYNHFADKEELLALALHAHVRAAEAELGEPAWRAGEGTVEGNLRAYIRYGLALHIAILPAFAGLGNQPKVLARFQKLPNPVAGGLGLRAGLAAYLGEEQRLGRVASGASPDAAATMIVGACHELILPRLLFGGTALTADQVPAGFTDDLVTVALTGIGPRTTGGA from the coding sequence ATGTCTCCGAGGAAAGCGGCCGCGCTCAGGGAGGGCGGTGGCGAGGTGAGTCTGCGCGACCACCTGATCGCCACCGCCGTACGGCTCATCGCCACGCGCGGCACGGCCGGGCTGACCGTGCGGGCCATCGCGCGGGAGGCGCGGGTGGCCGACGGCGTGCTCTACAACCACTTCGCCGACAAGGAGGAGCTGCTGGCCCTCGCCCTGCACGCGCACGTGCGCGCCGCGGAGGCCGAGCTCGGCGAGCCGGCCTGGCGCGCGGGCGAGGGCACGGTGGAGGGCAACCTGCGGGCCTATATCCGCTACGGCCTGGCCCTGCACATCGCGATCCTGCCCGCCTTCGCGGGCCTGGGGAACCAGCCCAAGGTGCTCGCGCGGTTCCAAAAGCTGCCGAACCCGGTGGCGGGCGGGCTGGGGCTGCGCGCGGGCCTGGCGGCCTACCTGGGCGAGGAGCAACGGCTCGGCAGGGTCGCCTCCGGGGCGAGCCCCGACGCCGCCGCCACCATGATCGTCGGCGCCTGCCACGAACTGATCCTGCCGCGCCTGCTGTTCGGCGGCACCGCGCTCACCGCGGACCAGGTGCCCGCGGGCTTCACCGACGACCTCGTCACGGTCGCGCTCACCGGCATCGGACCGCGCACGACCGGCGGCGCCTGA
- a CDS encoding ABC transporter permease: MTRQFVRDVATVFVREVAPVLRAPVLLFLSMVQPLLLLFLFGPMLAGTGGFGGGAPWQWFVPGILIMMCLTGPMMAGCSMLIDLMGGSMERMLVTPLNRTAMLVGRVLKEFVILLVQAVLIIGLALPLGFRPSPAGVLAGLALLIVFGTGLGALSFVLAIASRPDGNLFWGVTQMLLFPLMLLSGVLLPTDYGPGWLRTAAAFNPVSYIVEAERALFAGRPADLAVLYGVISACAVGAAGLAFGTRAVRRGI, translated from the coding sequence ATGACCAGGCAGTTCGTTCGTGATGTCGCCACCGTGTTCGTGCGGGAGGTGGCGCCGGTATTGCGTGCGCCGGTGCTGTTGTTCCTCTCGATGGTGCAGCCGCTGCTGCTGTTGTTCCTCTTCGGCCCGATGCTGGCGGGCACCGGGGGCTTCGGCGGCGGGGCGCCGTGGCAGTGGTTCGTGCCCGGCATCCTGATCATGATGTGCCTGACCGGGCCGATGATGGCGGGCTGCTCGATGCTGATCGATCTGATGGGCGGGTCGATGGAGCGCATGCTGGTCACGCCGCTCAACCGCACCGCGATGCTGGTCGGGCGGGTCCTCAAGGAGTTCGTGATCCTGCTGGTGCAGGCCGTGCTGATCATCGGTCTGGCGCTGCCGCTGGGGTTCCGGCCCTCGCCGGCCGGGGTGCTCGCCGGGCTGGCCCTGCTGATCGTGTTCGGCACCGGGCTGGGCGCGCTGTCGTTCGTGCTCGCGATCGCCTCGCGTCCGGACGGCAACCTCTTCTGGGGCGTGACGCAGATGCTGCTGTTCCCGCTGATGCTGCTGTCGGGGGTGCTGCTGCCGACCGATTACGGCCCCGGCTGGCTCCGGACCGCCGCCGCCTTCAATCCCGTCTCCTACATCGTCGAGGCCGAGCGCGCGCTGTTCGCCGGGCGGCCCGCGGACCTCGCCGTGCTGTACGGGGTGATCTCGGCGTGCGCGGTGGGCGCGGCGGGTCTGGCCTTCGGCACGCGGGCGGTCCGGCGGGGGATCTGA
- a CDS encoding 2-phosphosulfolactate phosphatase — MDAHFLAIAELVETPSAAVVVDVMRAFTVAAWAFAQGAEKIVLAESLDEARALKARHPEWVALKDGPPATGFDAVNSPGLLRSVDLGGRTVVQKTTAGTVGALAVKEASLVLCASFVVAEATARLLRTRECGSVTFVVTGDDGRADEDLACAQYIAQRATGAGADASEFLRRAGESRAAAELAEGVRQGAHPDDVALCLELDRFPFAMVAALEESLMVLRPCAAPSPTDEAPI; from the coding sequence ATGGACGCTCATTTTCTTGCCATCGCTGAGCTCGTGGAAACCCCATCCGCGGCGGTCGTGGTCGACGTCATGCGTGCCTTCACAGTGGCCGCCTGGGCCTTCGCCCAGGGAGCGGAAAAGATCGTTCTCGCTGAGTCGCTGGACGAAGCCCGGGCGCTCAAGGCTCGCCACCCGGAGTGGGTGGCGCTCAAGGACGGTCCGCCGGCGACCGGGTTCGACGCCGTCAACTCGCCCGGCCTGCTGCGGTCTGTTGACCTCGGCGGACGGACCGTTGTGCAGAAGACCACGGCAGGGACGGTCGGCGCCCTTGCCGTCAAGGAGGCGTCACTTGTGCTGTGCGCCAGTTTCGTGGTGGCGGAGGCAACGGCTCGGCTCTTGCGGACACGCGAGTGCGGCAGCGTCACGTTCGTGGTCACCGGCGACGACGGGCGCGCCGATGAAGATCTGGCGTGCGCTCAATACATCGCCCAGAGGGCCACCGGGGCCGGGGCGGATGCATCCGAGTTCCTTCGCCGCGCCGGCGAGTCACGCGCCGCCGCCGAGTTGGCGGAGGGTGTGCGCCAAGGAGCCCATCCTGATGACGTCGCACTCTGTCTTGAACTCGACCGGTTCCCCTTTGCCATGGTGGCGGCCTTGGAGGAGTCGCTCATGGTCCTCCGCCCCTGCGCCGCCCCCTCGCCGACCGACGAGGCTCCGATCTGA
- a CDS encoding SDR family NAD(P)-dependent oxidoreductase, with amino-acid sequence MSNDPAPRRWLITGANSGFGDSFARAALAAGDVVVAAVRRPDTVAALAAAHPGRVSVVELDVRDAAACARAVEAAGRVDVLVNNAGYGIVGAVEETSEEEFRDALEVMFHGPLRLTRLVLPQMRARRGGTIVQVTSMGGLLAFAGTGAYCAAKGALEQASEALAEEVRPLGIDVLIVEPGAFRTSFAGPALRRSAPLDDYAATAGATAATLSASDGTQPGDPDKAAAAVLAAIDLPEPPLRLALGEDAIAAIRAKLATVAKDLDTTAHLGQSTSV; translated from the coding sequence GTGAGCAACGATCCGGCGCCGCGCCGCTGGCTGATCACGGGCGCGAACAGCGGGTTCGGGGACTCGTTCGCCCGCGCCGCGCTCGCGGCGGGGGACGTGGTCGTCGCGGCGGTACGCCGCCCTGACACCGTGGCCGCGCTGGCGGCCGCGCATCCGGGCCGGGTGAGCGTCGTCGAGCTGGACGTCCGCGACGCCGCCGCCTGCGCGCGTGCGGTCGAGGCCGCGGGACGGGTGGACGTGCTGGTCAACAACGCCGGGTACGGCATCGTCGGCGCGGTCGAGGAGACGAGCGAGGAGGAGTTCCGCGACGCGCTGGAAGTGATGTTCCACGGGCCGCTGCGGCTGACCCGACTGGTCCTGCCACAGATGCGCGCGCGGCGGGGCGGCACGATCGTCCAGGTCACGAGCATGGGCGGACTGCTGGCTTTCGCGGGCACCGGCGCGTACTGCGCGGCCAAGGGCGCGCTCGAACAGGCCAGCGAGGCACTGGCCGAGGAGGTCCGCCCGCTCGGGATCGACGTCCTCATCGTCGAACCCGGAGCGTTCCGGACGAGCTTCGCCGGGCCGGCCCTGCGGCGCAGCGCCCCGCTCGACGACTACGCCGCCACCGCGGGGGCGACCGCCGCCACGCTGTCCGCCTCGGACGGCACGCAGCCCGGCGACCCGGACAAGGCCGCCGCCGCCGTGCTCGCCGCGATCGACCTGCCGGAGCCGCCCCTGCGGCTGGCACTCGGCGAGGACGCCATCGCCGCGATCAGGGCCAAGCTGGCCACCGTGGCCAAGGACCTGGACACGACCGCCCACCTCGGCCAGTCCACGTCCGTCTGA
- a CDS encoding sensor histidine kinase, translating to MPEGVLASLLRAPRPSFILGLGVSAVCVAVESGLVHLIKGFVPVTALGMVYLLGVLLVATVWGLALALVTALLSAAAFQFLYLSRSGDPTDLLELPMFLIVGILASSITGLARASAAEARARQAEADVAARRARRIAEEQSALRRVATLVARGISAREIFQAVACEIGRVVHADHIAITRYEPGARVSVVGSWSRDGEAAALRVGSRWEIVGNGAADLVRRTGRPARAVIGDLRGGLVDWARARGAAGAIGCPVVVRGALWGTVIAWSCADHPYPGDAEEHMLEFTELVATAVANAESLAELAASRARVVAATDATRSRIERDLHDGTQQHLVSLALELRTTALAVPPGCGDLRRRLDHAVVRVNDIVDNLREISRGLHPAILSMGGVAPALRTLARRSAVPVELDVGGLPPLPEQVEVALYYVVSEALTNVAKHARASVAEVRLRVADGAAELSIRDDGIGGSDPGDGSGLLGLKDRVEALGGTLDLHSPDGAGTTLSARIPVTGGP from the coding sequence GCATGGTGTACCTGCTCGGCGTGCTGCTGGTCGCCACCGTGTGGGGCCTGGCCCTCGCGCTGGTCACCGCGCTGCTCAGCGCCGCGGCCTTCCAGTTCCTCTACCTGTCCCGGTCGGGCGACCCGACCGACCTGCTCGAACTGCCGATGTTCCTCATCGTCGGGATCCTGGCCAGCTCGATCACCGGCCTGGCCCGCGCCTCGGCCGCCGAGGCGCGCGCCCGCCAGGCCGAGGCCGACGTGGCCGCCCGGCGCGCCCGCCGCATCGCCGAGGAGCAGAGCGCGCTGCGCCGGGTCGCGACGCTGGTCGCGCGGGGCATCTCCGCCCGGGAGATCTTCCAGGCGGTCGCCTGCGAGATCGGGCGCGTGGTCCACGCCGACCACATCGCCATCACCCGGTACGAGCCGGGCGCCCGGGTGAGCGTCGTCGGCTCGTGGAGCCGGGACGGCGAGGCCGCGGCGCTGCGCGTCGGATCGCGCTGGGAGATCGTCGGGAACGGCGCGGCCGACCTCGTGCGGCGCACCGGACGGCCCGCGCGTGCCGTGATCGGCGACCTGCGGGGCGGGCTCGTCGACTGGGCGCGGGCCCGCGGGGCCGCCGGCGCGATCGGATGCCCGGTCGTGGTCCGCGGCGCCCTGTGGGGCACGGTGATCGCCTGGTCCTGCGCCGACCACCCCTATCCCGGCGACGCCGAGGAGCACATGCTGGAGTTCACCGAGCTGGTGGCCACCGCCGTCGCCAACGCCGAGAGCCTCGCCGAGCTGGCCGCCTCGCGCGCCCGCGTGGTGGCCGCCACCGACGCGACCCGTAGCCGCATCGAACGGGACCTGCACGACGGCACCCAGCAGCACCTGGTCTCGCTCGCCCTGGAACTGCGCACCACGGCGCTGGCCGTCCCGCCCGGTTGCGGCGACCTGCGGCGGCGGCTGGACCACGCCGTCGTGCGCGTCAACGACATCGTGGACAACCTGCGGGAGATCTCCCGGGGCCTGCACCCGGCGATCCTGTCCATGGGCGGCGTCGCGCCCGCGCTGAGGACGCTCGCGCGCCGCTCTGCCGTCCCCGTCGAGCTGGACGTCGGCGGCCTGCCGCCGCTGCCGGAGCAGGTCGAGGTCGCGCTCTACTACGTCGTGTCCGAGGCGCTGACCAACGTGGCCAAGCACGCGCGCGCCTCGGTCGCCGAGGTCCGGCTGCGGGTGGCGGACGGCGCGGCGGAGCTGTCGATCCGCGACGACGGGATCGGGGGGAGCGACCCGGGCGACGGGTCGGGGCTGCTCGGGCTGAAGGACCGCGTCGAGGCGCTCGGCGGCACGCTGGACCTCCACAGCCCGGACGGGGCCGGGACGACGCTGTCCGCCCGCATCCCCGTCACCGGCGGGCCGTGA
- a CDS encoding class I SAM-dependent methyltransferase: protein MSIVNVEQADAWNGYEGGHWADNHARYDAVNSGFNAPLLEAAAIGPGDRVLDVGCGTGQVTRLAARTARHGGATGVDLSGPMLRRARALAAEEGVANATFEQGDAQIHPFPEGGYDVAVSRFAIMFFSDPVAAFANIGRALRPGGRVAFLSMRGVAEGDLGRVFAAIAPHVPALTAPREAGAAGPESLADPGRVLQVLTAAGFTRVATTPVDAPQVWGADAEDAAAFLGAWGPIRHLLSRTPPGTDALVHEALVEAMRPFAEEGAVRLRGAAWLITAVRPGGPERG from the coding sequence GTGAGCATCGTCAACGTCGAGCAGGCCGACGCGTGGAACGGCTACGAGGGCGGCCACTGGGCCGACAACCACGCCCGCTACGACGCCGTGAACAGCGGCTTCAACGCCCCGCTGCTGGAGGCTGCCGCGATCGGCCCCGGCGACCGGGTGCTGGACGTCGGCTGCGGCACCGGCCAGGTCACCCGCCTGGCCGCGCGCACGGCCCGGCACGGGGGCGCCACGGGCGTCGACCTCTCCGGGCCGATGCTGCGGCGGGCCCGCGCCCTCGCCGCCGAGGAGGGCGTGGCGAACGCGACCTTCGAGCAGGGCGACGCGCAGATCCACCCCTTCCCCGAGGGCGGCTACGACGTCGCGGTCAGCAGGTTCGCGATCATGTTCTTCTCCGACCCGGTCGCGGCGTTCGCCAACATCGGCCGCGCCCTGCGGCCCGGCGGGCGGGTGGCGTTCCTCAGCATGCGCGGCGTCGCCGAGGGCGACCTCGGCCGGGTGTTCGCCGCGATCGCGCCGCACGTGCCCGCCCTCACCGCTCCCCGGGAGGCCGGCGCCGCGGGCCCGGAGTCGCTGGCCGACCCCGGCCGCGTCCTGCAGGTCCTGACCGCCGCGGGCTTCACGCGGGTCGCCACGACCCCGGTGGACGCGCCGCAGGTGTGGGGAGCGGACGCCGAGGACGCCGCCGCCTTCCTCGGCGCGTGGGGCCCGATCCGCCACCTGCTCTCCCGCACGCCCCCGGGTACGGACGCCCTGGTCCACGAGGCCCTGGTGGAGGCGATGCGCCCGTTCGCGGAGGAGGGGGCGGTGCGGCTGCGTGGCGCCGCCTGGCTGATCACCGCCGTCCGTCCCGGCGGCCCGGAACGCGGGTGA
- a CDS encoding nitronate monooxygenase — MELSALRHPIVQAPLAGGPSTPELAVAVSGAGGLGFLAAGYRAPGDLDAEIAFVRERTDAPFGVNLFVPSTGEPDRAAVEAYAARLRPEADRSGVALGAPAYDDDGWEDKLGIVVARRVPVVSFTFGLPSREVIARVRAAGTCVLVTVTTPEEAVAAADAGADGLVAQGIEAGGHRGGFRDDAGDLGLLALLRLVLRATPLPVVASGGIADGEGVAAALAAGAVAAQLGTAFLRTPEAGTNPAHRAALDAYDRTEITRAFTGRRARGLANRFLRDHSAAAPAAYPQIHHLTAPLRAAARRSGDPDLLNLWAGQAYSLTEELPAADLVHRLSTDARAALARAAGRHPTGNP, encoded by the coding sequence GTGGAGTTGAGCGCGTTGCGGCATCCCATCGTTCAGGCCCCGCTGGCCGGGGGGCCGTCCACGCCCGAACTGGCGGTCGCGGTGTCCGGCGCGGGCGGGCTCGGCTTTCTCGCCGCCGGGTACCGGGCGCCCGGCGACCTCGACGCCGAGATCGCCTTCGTTCGTGAGCGCACCGACGCGCCGTTCGGCGTCAACCTCTTCGTGCCCTCCACGGGCGAGCCGGACCGTGCCGCGGTCGAGGCGTACGCGGCCCGGTTGCGCCCCGAGGCGGACAGGTCGGGCGTCGCGCTCGGCGCGCCCGCCTACGACGACGACGGGTGGGAGGACAAGCTCGGGATCGTCGTCGCGCGGCGCGTGCCCGTGGTGTCGTTCACCTTCGGACTGCCCTCGCGGGAGGTCATCGCGCGGGTCCGCGCCGCCGGTACGTGCGTGCTGGTCACGGTGACCACGCCCGAGGAGGCCGTCGCCGCGGCCGACGCCGGGGCGGACGGACTGGTGGCGCAGGGCATCGAGGCGGGCGGTCACCGCGGCGGTTTCCGCGACGACGCCGGCGACCTCGGCCTGCTGGCGCTGCTCCGGCTGGTCCTGCGCGCCACGCCTCTCCCCGTGGTCGCCTCGGGCGGCATCGCGGACGGCGAAGGGGTCGCGGCGGCGCTGGCGGCGGGCGCGGTGGCCGCCCAGCTCGGCACCGCGTTCCTGCGCACCCCGGAGGCCGGGACGAACCCCGCCCACCGCGCGGCGCTCGACGCCTACGACCGGACGGAGATCACCCGCGCGTTCACCGGAAGGCGGGCCCGCGGCCTGGCCAACCGCTTCCTGCGCGACCACTCCGCCGCCGCCCCGGCCGCCTACCCGCAGATCCACCACCTGACCGCTCCGCTGCGCGCGGCGGCCAGAAGGTCCGGCGACCCGGACCTCCTCAACCTCTGGGCCGGCCAGGCGTACTCCCTCACCGAAGAGCTCCCCGCCGCCGACCTCGTCCACCGCCTCTCCACCGACGCCCGAGCGGCCCTCGCCCGCGCCGCCGGCCGCCACCCGACCGGAAATCCCTAG
- a CDS encoding ATP-binding cassette domain-containing protein, with protein MIHARALTRRFKVKGGGEVEAVRGLDLDVEPGTLVAFLGPNGAGKSTSLRMLTSLLRPTSGTAVVAGHDVVSDPAGVRRRIGYVGQKSGAGDNFRVRDELVTQGRCYGLTWAEARRRAGETMDALELTPLAERGPGTLSGGQRRRLDIALGLVHRPDLLFLDEPTTGLDPQSRADVWRHILRLRERHGTTLFLTTHYLEEADTMAERVIIVDHGRIIADGTAAELKTALAGDHVTVTLQTHESHAGAEHRGKATPANHGDDTRSRRGEHPEKAQVQQVGKAGRSGYAADVAKAAEIAARLAAPEDVTAEGATVRVRVSRADIALPRLLRALEAAGLEVATAETARPTLDDVFLALTGRSLRESHQDDA; from the coding sequence ATGATCCATGCCCGAGCGCTGACCCGGCGGTTCAAGGTCAAGGGAGGTGGCGAGGTCGAGGCCGTGCGCGGGCTCGACCTCGACGTCGAGCCCGGCACGCTGGTGGCCTTCCTCGGCCCCAACGGCGCCGGGAAGTCCACCAGCCTGCGCATGCTGACCTCGCTGCTGCGGCCCACGTCGGGGACGGCCGTCGTGGCCGGTCACGACGTCGTGTCCGACCCGGCGGGGGTGCGCAGGCGCATCGGATACGTCGGGCAGAAGAGCGGCGCCGGCGACAACTTCCGGGTGCGCGACGAGCTGGTCACCCAGGGGCGCTGCTACGGCCTGACATGGGCGGAGGCGCGGCGCAGGGCCGGCGAGACCATGGACGCGCTGGAGCTCACGCCGCTGGCCGAGCGCGGGCCCGGGACGCTGTCTGGCGGCCAGCGACGGCGCCTCGACATCGCCCTCGGCCTGGTCCACCGGCCCGACCTGCTGTTCCTGGACGAGCCGACGACCGGACTCGACCCGCAGAGCCGCGCCGACGTCTGGCGGCACATCCTGCGGCTGCGCGAGCGGCACGGCACGACCCTCTTCCTGACCACCCACTACCTGGAGGAGGCGGACACGATGGCCGAGCGGGTGATCATCGTCGACCACGGGCGGATCATCGCCGACGGCACCGCCGCCGAACTCAAGACCGCCCTCGCCGGCGACCACGTCACCGTGACCCTCCAGACCCATGAATCCCACGCCGGCGCGGAGCACCGCGGGAAGGCCACTCCCGCGAACCACGGCGACGACACCCGAAGCCGTCGCGGGGAGCACCCGGAGAAGGCGCAGGTCCAGCAGGTGGGAAAGGCCGGGAGGTCCGGATACGCGGCGGACGTCGCCAAGGCGGCCGAGATCGCCGCGCGCCTGGCCGCGCCGGAGGACGTGACCGCCGAGGGAGCGACCGTCCGGGTACGGGTCTCCCGGGCGGACATCGCCCTGCCGCGGCTGCTGCGCGCGCTGGAGGCCGCGGGCCTGGAGGTCGCCACCGCCGAGACCGCCCGCCCGACCTTGGACGACGTGTTCCTCGCCCTCACCGGCCGCAGCCTGCGCGAGTCCCACCAGGACGACGCCTGA
- a CDS encoding isoamylase early set domain-containing protein, producing the protein MLKRNRLFGRKTRVTFLLPMDQPNGVVSVVGDFNDWIPGRHELRRRSNGTRTVSVILPEGVHRFRYLATGGLWFDDDNADRIDHHGSLIRL; encoded by the coding sequence ATGCTCAAGCGCAACCGGCTGTTCGGCCGTAAGACCCGCGTCACCTTCCTGTTGCCCATGGACCAGCCGAACGGCGTGGTCAGCGTCGTGGGCGACTTCAACGACTGGATACCAGGCCGTCACGAACTGCGCCGCCGCTCCAACGGCACCCGCACGGTCTCCGTGATCCTCCCCGAGGGCGTCCACCGATTCCGCTACCTCGCCACCGGCGGCCTCTGGTTCGACGACGACAACGCCGACCGCATCGACCACCACGGCAGCCTGATCCGCCTCTGA
- a CDS encoding helix-turn-helix transcriptional regulator — protein MPDAIIRSPRGPRPLPDGEPMSAADYRRLVGVLESVDTAADLPEFRERLLLALQSWFGYAGVAVLHGDTLAAAIEEGCGILGGYAPAFLAEYAARWRDLDPFRTERAYQRLLAEGVVTLEELDPSGDYAERFLRPHGITDKAGMVVDGGPAGVIYVGIAIRDTARVPARDLAVLRVLRRHLAPLAIDRLTRHRERLAARADWRLTPREWDVAALAAQGLTNQQIAARLFVGVDTVKKHLTRVLAETGSATRTELAARWHRQRRPQ, from the coding sequence ATGCCCGACGCGATCATCCGGTCCCCTCGGGGGCCCCGTCCGCTGCCCGACGGCGAGCCGATGTCGGCCGCGGACTACCGTCGCCTGGTCGGCGTCCTTGAGTCCGTGGACACCGCGGCCGACCTGCCGGAATTCCGCGAGCGGCTGCTGCTGGCGTTGCAGAGCTGGTTCGGGTACGCGGGGGTCGCCGTCCTGCACGGGGACACCTTGGCGGCGGCGATCGAGGAGGGCTGCGGCATCCTGGGCGGCTACGCTCCCGCGTTCCTCGCCGAGTACGCCGCCCGCTGGCGCGACCTGGACCCGTTCCGTACCGAACGGGCCTATCAGAGGCTTCTCGCCGAGGGCGTGGTCACCCTGGAGGAGCTGGACCCGTCGGGGGACTACGCCGAACGGTTCCTGAGGCCGCACGGCATCACCGACAAGGCGGGCATGGTCGTGGACGGCGGGCCCGCGGGCGTGATCTACGTGGGCATCGCGATCCGCGACACCGCGCGCGTCCCGGCGCGCGACCTGGCGGTGCTGCGCGTGCTGCGGCGCCACCTCGCCCCCCTGGCGATCGACCGGCTCACCCGGCACCGTGAGAGACTCGCCGCCCGCGCCGACTGGCGGCTGACACCCCGCGAGTGGGACGTCGCCGCGCTCGCCGCCCAGGGCCTGACCAACCAGCAGATAGCCGCCCGCCTGTTCGTCGGCGTCGACACCGTCAAGAAGCACCTCACCCGCGTCCTCGCCGAAACCGGCTCCGCCACCCGCACCGAACTCGCCGCCCGCTGGCACCGCCAGCGACGCCCCCAGTAG
- a CDS encoding glucosyl-3-phosphoglycerate synthase, with the protein MLPEVEVWLRERTTASADWPVGALLAAKRAHAATISVVLPARNEAETVGDIVAAIRRDLREEVPLVDELVVVDSRSTDGTAEVALRAGAKVFAQDEILPALGRLDGKGDVLWKSLAVTSGDLLVFVDADLREFRTSYVTGLLGPLLADPSVVFVKGSYDRPLRDAQEAGGRVTELVARPLLNMHWPLLAGFVQPLAGEYAGRRPVLERLPFATGYGVELGLLIDLLEAEGLGALAQVDLGRRVHSHQSTEDLGVMAGQIMHTAWARLDRQCKMVPLHAPAAELTQFARGEAGHLPVARDISIGERPPMRDVPDYPGHHRPTPNPETQPTL; encoded by the coding sequence GTGCTGCCTGAGGTCGAGGTGTGGCTGCGCGAACGTACGACCGCCTCGGCGGACTGGCCGGTGGGCGCGCTGCTCGCCGCCAAACGGGCCCACGCGGCGACGATCAGCGTCGTGCTCCCGGCGAGGAACGAGGCCGAGACGGTCGGCGACATCGTCGCGGCCATCCGCCGCGACCTGCGCGAGGAGGTTCCCCTCGTCGACGAGCTCGTCGTCGTCGACTCCCGTTCCACCGACGGCACCGCCGAGGTCGCCCTGCGCGCGGGCGCCAAGGTCTTCGCCCAGGACGAGATCCTGCCCGCCCTCGGCCGCCTGGACGGCAAGGGGGACGTGCTGTGGAAGTCCCTCGCCGTCACCTCGGGCGACCTGCTGGTCTTCGTCGACGCCGACCTGCGCGAGTTCCGCACCTCCTACGTCACCGGGCTCCTCGGGCCGCTGCTCGCCGACCCCTCGGTGGTCTTCGTCAAGGGCTCCTACGACCGTCCCCTGCGCGACGCCCAGGAGGCGGGCGGCCGCGTCACCGAGCTGGTGGCCCGGCCGCTGCTGAACATGCACTGGCCGCTGCTGGCGGGCTTCGTCCAGCCGCTGGCCGGCGAGTACGCCGGGCGCCGTCCGGTGCTCGAACGCCTGCCCTTCGCCACCGGGTACGGCGTCGAGCTCGGCCTGCTGATCGACCTGCTGGAAGCCGAAGGACTCGGCGCGCTCGCGCAGGTGGACCTCGGCCGGCGCGTCCACTCCCACCAGTCCACCGAGGACCTCGGCGTGATGGCGGGGCAGATCATGCACACCGCCTGGGCCCGGCTGGACCGCCAGTGCAAGATGGTCCCCCTGCACGCCCCCGCCGCCGAGCTGACGCAGTTCGCCCGCGGCGAGGCGGGCCACCTCCCGGTGGCCAGGGACATCTCGATAGGCGAGCGCCCCCCCATGCGCGACGTCCCCGACTACCCCGGCCACCACCGGCCCACCCCGAACCCCGAGACCCAGCCGACCCTCTGA